From the Camarhynchus parvulus chromosome 13, STF_HiC, whole genome shotgun sequence genome, one window contains:
- the PPARGC1B gene encoding peroxisome proliferator-activated receptor gamma coactivator 1-beta, translating to MAEPGPDCSSLLDEDLSSFVFSYLADSQYEVSGEEHLYSDFPEIDLSQLDAGDLDSAGCFSELHWAGEHSETDSSQYSTDDSELFQIIDSENEALLAALTETLDDIQGDDMGLAAFRTMEEGDTLSPATTSPAPSPKPTAPVTGGPPAPEGDELSLLKKLLLSPSPPSCEAQRDGSARRPGTPKSRPPRPCTKVEGPRDRRASVPQAQSRSCTELHRHLTSSTSCSQTKGPQAPEECPGGGHHPSPGDCAHHEDDSDSSEDSLSSGDSAAALSSAEDGPGSQFSCEGELHSVLELIRYMHTYCLPPRKLPARDPAEGRPQPCSSPYKRAKPDCAPGQSRPGCAWQAAGSCKKPRASFSILKELLARDLLCDVSKPYRLGKPVYAALARPPGSCSPVPPDEEDASGTCTSRARAERGEPRQSPEAEVPRELGALEDDGGRQEGKVPRKQDSAAYAVRRSKRLNPELGHWLSFLEEPHAEPSVPLGCREAAPCPLLEGFSAEEPAAEVEVGGTALSAEPQPLCLGSLGDGEVATESRRCALLEQTETPRCLTLSLAQTDPNFGKRNFEPMLTVELCGTAGLTPPTTPPYKPAEEDLYKPDIPQEAGKEEGMAPGPGDVAASRKAPRKHPERTELFAHLSRAQPLPEQQGLLKRPFSRSFGDHDYCQVLKPEPALQRKVLKSWEPPSQVETEHKRRVPAAHYQGLELGKDTGTEMLWKDGVKQLRDQEIRASLTKHFGFLDSALDDKDMVFCKTPEYDTVFEDSCSDSGSPVEEDEEEEEEEEEEHGDTKLCLRRSALSRSSLHYCSRSRSSSGSSCCRSRSPASRRTFRCENGEQCQGGSGQRGQLKKRREKAIGEGRVVYIRNLSSSMSSSELKKRFEVFGEIVECQVLTRTNRGEKYGFITYRYSEHAALSLKNGPSLRKRNEPSFQLSSGGLGRFFWTRYADLDCGTDESSPAPVKSKYETMDFDSLLQEAQLSLHR from the exons TATGAGGTGTCTGGAGAGGAGCACCTCTACTCTGACTTCCCCGAGATCGATCTGTCCCAGCTGGACGCCGGCGACCTGGACTCTGCTGGCTGCTTCAGCGAGCTgcactgggctggggagcacTCAGAGACCGACTCCAGCCAGTACAGCACCGACGACTCCGAGCTCTTCCAG ATAATAGACAGCGAGAACGAAgcgctgctggcagccctgacCGAGACTCTGGATGATATTCAGGGAGATGACATGGGCCTGGCTGCCTTCCGAACTATGGAAGAGGGGGACACACTCAGCCCTGCCACCACCTCACCTGccccctcccccaaacccaccgCCCCGGTCACGGGGGGCCCCCCGGCCCCCGAGGGTGATGAGCTGTCTCTA ctgaagaaGCTGCTCCTGTCTCCGTCCCCTCCGAGCTGCGAGGCCCAGCGGGACGGGAGCGCCCGGCGCCCGGGGACCCCAAAGTCCCGGCCCCCACGGCCCTGCACTAAG GTGGAGGGTCCCCGGGACAGGAGGGCGAGCGTCCCGCAGGCACAGAGCCGCAGCTGCACGGAGCTGCACCGGCACCtcacctccagcacctcctgctcccagacCAAAGGCCCCCAGGCACCCGAGGAGTGCCCCGGAGGCGGCCACCACCCATCCCCAGGTGACTGTGCCCACCACGAGGACGACAGCGACTCCAGCGAGGACTCGCTGAGCTCGGGCGACTCAGCGGCCGCGCTGTCCTCGGCGGAGGATGGCCCGGGCAGCCAGTTCTCCTGCGAGGGGGAGCTGCACTCGGTGCTGGAGCTGATCCGCTACATGCACACCTACTGCCTGCCCCCTCGCAAGCTGCCCGCCCGCGACCCCGCCGAGGGccggccccagccctgcagcagcccctaCAAGAGAGCCAAACCGGACTGTGCCCCCGGGCAGAGCCGGCCGGGCTGCGCCTGGCAGGCGGCTGGCAGCTGCAAGAAGCCCAGAGCATCCTTCTCCatcctgaaggagctgctggcgCGGGACCTGCTGTGCGACGTGAGCAAGCCATACCGCCTGGGCAAGCCCGTGTACGCCGCCCTGGCGCGGCCGCCCGGCTCCTGCTCCCCCGTGCCGCCCGATGAGGAGGATGCCAGCGGGACTTGCACGtccagagccagagcagagaggggcGAACCCCGGCAGAGCCCCGAGGCGGAGGTGCCACGGGAGCTGGGGGCCCTTGAGGACGATGgcgggaggcaggaggggaaggtgcCCCGCAAGCAGGACAGCGCTGCTTACGCCGTGCGCCGCTCCAAGAGACTCAACCCCGAGCTCGGGCACTGGCTCTCTTTCCTTGAGGAGCCCCACGCCGAGCCCTCCGtgcccctgggctgcagggaggccGCGCCCTGCCCGCTCCTGGAGGGCTTCTCTGCCGAGGAGCCGGCGGCCGAAGTGGAGGTGGGGGGCACGGCCCTGTCGGCggagccccagcccctctgcctgggCTCCCTGGGGGATGGAGAGGTGGCCACTGAGAGCCGGCGCTGTGCCCTCCTGGAGCAAACAG AAACACCCAGGTGTCTCACGCTGTCCTTGGCACAAAC tGACCCAAACTTTGGGAAGAGAAACTTTGAGCCAATGCTGACCGTGGAGCTGTGTGGGACAGCAG GTCTCACACCGCCCACCACTCCGCCATATAAACCCGCCGAGGAGGACCTGTATAAGCCAGACATCCCccaggaggcagggaaggaggaggggatggcccccggccccggggacGTGGCAGCCTCACGGAAAGCCCCCAGGAAGCACCCGGAGAGGACGGAGCTGTTCGCCCACCTGAGCCGGGCGCAGCCGCTCCCCGAGCAGCAGGGCTTGCTCAAGCGGCCCTTCTCCCGCTCCTTCGGGGACCACGACTACTGCCAGGTGCTGAAACCCgagcctgccctgcagaggaAGGTGCTCAAGTCGTGGGAGCCCCCGAGCCAGGTGGAGACGGAGCACAAGAGGAGGGTCCCGGCCGCTCACTACCAGGGGCTGGAGCTCGGCAAGGACACGGGCACCGAGATGCTCTGGAAGGACGGCGTCAAGCAGCTGAGAGACCAGGAGATCAGAGCCAGCTTAACAAAGCACTTTGGCTTTCTGGACAGTGCCCTCGACGACAAGGACATGGTCTTCTGCAAGACCCCCGAGTACGACACCGTCTTCGAGGACAGCTGCAGTGACAGCGGCTCCCCCgtggaggaggatgaggaggaagaggaggaggaagaggaggagcacGGCGACACCAAGCTGTGCCTGAGGAGAAGCGCCCTTTCCAGGAGCAGTTTGCATTACTGCTCCCGGAGCAGGTCCAGCTCGGGCTCCTCGTGCTGCCGGTCGCGGTCACCTGCCAGCAGACGCACCTTCAG GTGTGAGAACGGCGAGCAGTGTCAGGGCGGCAGCGGGCAGCGGGGCCAGCTGAAGAAGAGACGGGAAAAGGCCATC GGGGAAGGCCGGGTGGTGTACATCAGAAACCTCTCCAGCAGCATGAGCTCCAGCGAGCTGAAGAAACGCTTTGAGGTGTTTGGTGAAATCGTGGAGTGTCAGGTCCTGACCAGGACTAACAG GGGGGAGAAGTACGGCTTCATCACGTACCGGTACTCGGAGCACGCCGCCTTATCGCTGAAGAACGGCCCCTCGCTGAGGAAGAGGAACGAGccctccttccagctcagctctggtggCCTGGGGCGCTTCTTCTGGACCAGATACGCTGACCTGg aTTGCGGCACGGACGAGTCCTCCCCAGCTCCGGTGAAAAGCAAGTACGAGACCATGGATTTCGACAGCTTGCTGCAGGaggcccagctcagcctgcatCGGTAA